A stretch of Halococcus sediminicola DNA encodes these proteins:
- a CDS encoding potassium channel family protein codes for MYVVIVGAGDIGTPLIEIATAGGNEVVVIERDEVRAEAAADHDCLVLNDDATIKNTLEDAGADRADALISTTDRDATNIMVCLLAQELDVPEIVSVVHDPEHQSVFRQIGVSGMENPQRLIAEHLYRAVKRPSIVDFMRIGEQAEVFEVTVGEQSPIAGRTLSSANERGLMPDETLIIAVERENEAPITPSGDTRIEVGDLLVVYSAEGATPDVTDAFGHREDHSGVFRRRHERR; via the coding sequence ATGTACGTCGTCATCGTCGGCGCGGGCGACATCGGCACACCGCTCATCGAGATCGCCACCGCGGGCGGCAACGAAGTGGTCGTCATCGAACGCGACGAGGTGCGCGCGGAGGCGGCGGCCGACCACGACTGTCTCGTGCTCAACGACGACGCCACGATCAAGAACACGCTCGAAGACGCCGGTGCCGACCGTGCGGACGCGCTCATCTCGACGACCGACCGGGACGCCACCAACATCATGGTCTGTCTGCTCGCCCAGGAACTCGACGTCCCGGAGATCGTGTCGGTCGTCCACGACCCGGAACACCAGAGCGTCTTCCGACAGATCGGCGTCAGCGGGATGGAGAACCCGCAGCGACTCATCGCCGAACACCTCTATCGAGCCGTCAAGCGACCGTCCATCGTCGATTTCATGCGTATCGGCGAGCAGGCGGAGGTCTTCGAGGTCACCGTCGGCGAGCAGTCACCCATCGCCGGACGGACGCTCTCGTCGGCCAACGAACGGGGATTGATGCCGGACGAGACGCTCATCATCGCCGTCGAGCGCGAGAACGAAGCGCCGATCACCCCTAGCGGCGATACGCGCATCGAGGTGGGCGACCTCCTCGTGGTGTACTCCGCCGAGGGGGCGACGCCCGACGTGACCGACGCGTTCGGCCACCGCGAGGACCACAGCGGCGTGTTCAGACGGAGGCACGAGCGGCGCTAG